The proteins below come from a single Vibrio natriegens NBRC 15636 = ATCC 14048 = DSM 759 genomic window:
- a CDS encoding glutamate-5-semialdehyde dehydrogenase, protein MDLTNMGKAAKDAAFELATASTSQKNQALAIIADELEANSAAILAANAKDIALGREAGLTDALLDRLLLNEERLTGIANDVRNVISLNDPVGSEIDSKVLENGMSLARRRVPLGVVGVIYEARPNVTIDIAALCLKTGNASILRGGKETFFSNMELVKVIQSALAKANLPAASVQYIEKPDRELVSQLLKLDDYVDMIIPRGGAGLHKMCKENSTIPVIIGGFGISHIFVDESADLEKSLNVVENSKVQRPSACNSLDTLLVHKKVAAEFLALLVERMNEKVTFVAEPKAKALMANAQQIRDAGEGDFDTEWLSYTLGVKVVDDVKDAIDHMRVHNASHSDAIMTNSLENAELFINSVGSAAVYVNAATRFTDGAQFGLGAEVAVSTQKLHARGPMGLEELTSYKWVGKANYLVRS, encoded by the coding sequence GTGGATTTAACGAACATGGGTAAAGCTGCTAAAGATGCAGCTTTTGAATTGGCGACAGCGTCAACATCACAGAAAAACCAAGCTCTGGCTATCATTGCCGATGAGCTGGAAGCAAACTCAGCGGCTATTCTGGCTGCGAATGCAAAAGACATCGCACTTGGCCGTGAAGCAGGTCTGACGGATGCATTACTGGACCGTCTGCTGCTGAATGAAGAGCGCTTAACGGGTATCGCGAATGACGTACGTAACGTGATCAGCCTTAACGATCCTGTTGGTAGCGAAATCGACAGTAAAGTGCTAGAAAATGGCATGTCTTTGGCTCGTCGCCGCGTTCCCCTTGGTGTTGTTGGTGTGATTTACGAAGCACGTCCGAACGTAACGATTGATATCGCAGCCTTGTGTCTGAAAACCGGAAACGCCAGCATTTTACGTGGTGGTAAAGAGACCTTCTTCTCTAACATGGAGCTGGTCAAAGTTATCCAGTCTGCATTAGCTAAAGCGAACCTGCCTGCGGCTTCCGTTCAATACATTGAAAAGCCAGACCGAGAGCTTGTTTCTCAATTGCTAAAATTGGACGACTACGTGGATATGATCATTCCACGTGGTGGTGCTGGCCTACACAAAATGTGTAAAGAAAACAGTACCATTCCCGTTATTATTGGTGGTTTTGGCATCAGCCATATTTTTGTTGATGAATCGGCGGATCTTGAGAAGTCACTTAACGTGGTTGAAAACTCAAAGGTACAGCGTCCATCGGCATGTAACTCACTTGATACCTTATTAGTGCACAAAAAAGTGGCGGCTGAATTCTTGGCCTTGCTGGTTGAGCGCATGAACGAGAAGGTTACTTTTGTTGCTGAACCAAAAGCCAAAGCGCTGATGGCAAACGCGCAGCAAATTCGCGATGCGGGCGAAGGTGATTTTGATACAGAATGGTTGAGCTACACGCTTGGTGTGAAAGTCGTTGATGATGTAAAAGATGCCATTGACCACATGCGAGTACATAACGCCAGCCACTCAGATGCGATCATGACTAACAGCTTAGAAAATGCAGAGCTGTTCATCAACTCTGTGGGTTCTGCGGCAGTATACGTTAACGCGGCAACACGCTTTACCGATGGTGCACAATTTGGTCTCGGCGCTGAAGTTGCCGTTTCTACTCAGAAGCTTCATGCGCGTGGTCCAATGGGCTTAGAAGAGCTGACCAGCTACAAATGGGTAGGTAAAGCCAACTACTTAGTACGTAGTTAA
- the nrdR gene encoding transcriptional regulator NrdR has translation MHCPFCSENETKVIDSRLVADGHQVRRRRQCLTCSERFTTFETAELVMPKVIKSNGNREPFDEDKMVGGIQRALEKRPVSADAIELAISMIKSQLRATGEREVPSEMIGNLVMDQLKELDKVAYIRFASVYRSFEDIREFGEEIARLED, from the coding sequence ATGCATTGTCCTTTTTGTTCGGAAAACGAAACAAAAGTTATTGATTCTCGCTTGGTTGCAGATGGCCATCAGGTTCGTCGTCGTCGCCAGTGTCTGACTTGTAGTGAACGCTTTACGACGTTTGAAACCGCTGAGCTGGTGATGCCTAAGGTGATTAAATCCAATGGCAACCGCGAACCGTTTGACGAAGATAAAATGGTCGGTGGCATTCAGCGTGCATTAGAAAAACGTCCGGTCAGCGCTGATGCAATTGAGCTGGCGATCAGTATGATTAAATCCCAGCTACGCGCTACGGGTGAGCGTGAAGTACCAAGTGAGATGATTGGCAACTTGGTGATGGATCAGCTGAAAGAACTGGACAAAGTGGCTTACATCCGTTTTGCGTCTGTTTATCGCAGTTTCGAAGATATCCGCGAATTTGGCGAAGAGATTGCCCGTCTGGAAGACTGA
- the ribD gene encoding bifunctional diaminohydroxyphosphoribosylaminopyrimidine deaminase/5-amino-6-(5-phosphoribosylamino)uracil reductase RibD, which translates to MDQNTPQITFSPQDFSMMSRAIRLAKRGIYTTAPNPNVGCVIVRDGQIVGEGYHLRAGEPHAEVHALRMAEGKAEGATAYVTLEPCSHHGRTPPCAEGLIKAKVARVVCAMQDPNPKVAGRGIQMLRDAGIEVQVGLLESDALELNRGFIKFMQTGMPFIQLKMAASLDGQTALSNGQSQWITSPRARQDVQRYRAMSGGILSTSKTVIDDNASLNVRWDDLPQTIREQYQPEAVRQPVRIILDRQCQLTDDLKLFNTDGERIIVSQDGDIAPQLNEDGQIDLATMLKAVATQHQVNHLWVEAGATLASALIQANLVDELIVYLAPKLMGSDGRGLIGALGLTSMDHVIDLNITDARMVGLDIRITATLIRK; encoded by the coding sequence ATGGATCAAAACACGCCTCAAATTACCTTCTCCCCTCAAGATTTCTCAATGATGTCGCGCGCCATCAGGCTCGCTAAGCGCGGCATCTATACCACGGCTCCTAATCCAAATGTTGGTTGCGTCATCGTTCGTGATGGACAGATAGTCGGAGAAGGTTATCATCTCCGAGCTGGAGAGCCACATGCCGAAGTCCATGCCTTGCGAATGGCTGAAGGTAAAGCCGAAGGCGCGACTGCCTACGTTACTCTCGAGCCTTGTTCTCACCATGGGCGAACGCCTCCTTGTGCCGAAGGGCTGATTAAAGCGAAGGTGGCGAGAGTTGTTTGCGCGATGCAAGACCCGAACCCCAAAGTCGCAGGGCGAGGCATTCAAATGCTTCGCGATGCAGGAATCGAGGTTCAGGTAGGATTACTGGAAAGCGATGCTCTCGAGTTGAATCGAGGATTCATCAAATTTATGCAGACGGGTATGCCTTTCATCCAATTAAAGATGGCGGCCAGTCTCGATGGTCAAACCGCACTCAGTAATGGACAGAGCCAGTGGATTACCTCCCCACGGGCTCGTCAGGATGTTCAGCGTTATCGTGCCATGAGTGGTGGGATATTATCGACCAGCAAAACGGTGATCGACGATAATGCCTCATTGAATGTTCGCTGGGACGATTTGCCTCAAACGATACGAGAGCAGTATCAACCTGAAGCTGTACGTCAGCCAGTACGCATCATTTTAGATCGCCAATGCCAGCTGACAGATGATCTCAAGTTGTTTAATACCGATGGTGAGCGCATCATTGTCAGTCAAGACGGTGATATCGCCCCTCAATTGAATGAAGATGGCCAGATTGACCTCGCGACGATGTTGAAAGCCGTTGCCACTCAGCATCAAGTCAATCATTTATGGGTTGAAGCGGGAGCGACGCTCGCGAGTGCACTCATACAGGCTAATCTTGTAGATGAATTGATCGTTTATCTTGCTCCAAAGTTGATGGGCAGTGATGGTCGCGGGCTGATTGGGGCACTTGGTTTAACGTCAATGGATCACGTTATCGATCTGAACATTACCGATGCTCGTATGGTTGGGTTAGATATTCGAATTACCGCAACGCTTATACGAAAATAG
- a CDS encoding riboflavin synthase produces MFTGIVEAVGKLTAITPKGEDITVTVETGNLDMSDVKLGDSIATNGVCLTVIDFGSNYYSADLSLETLKMTGFAQYQVGDKVNLEKAMLPTTRFGGHIVSGHVDGVGEIVERNQVGRAIEFWVAMPAEISKYVAGKGSITVDGISLTVNDLRKNAFKLTIVPHTSEETTIDQFQVGRKVNLEVDVLARYMERLLQGQQEEKQESRITMDFLQQNGFA; encoded by the coding sequence ATGTTTACAGGCATTGTAGAAGCAGTAGGTAAACTTACTGCGATTACGCCGAAAGGCGAAGACATCACCGTAACCGTCGAAACGGGCAATTTAGATATGTCTGACGTTAAGTTAGGCGACAGCATCGCGACTAATGGCGTTTGCTTGACGGTTATTGATTTTGGCAGCAATTATTACAGTGCGGATCTGTCGTTAGAGACACTGAAAATGACGGGTTTTGCACAATATCAAGTCGGTGACAAGGTTAATCTAGAAAAAGCCATGCTGCCCACCACGCGCTTTGGTGGACATATCGTGTCTGGTCATGTTGACGGTGTTGGCGAAATTGTAGAACGTAATCAAGTGGGTCGAGCAATCGAGTTTTGGGTGGCGATGCCTGCCGAAATCAGCAAATATGTTGCAGGAAAAGGCTCGATCACCGTAGACGGTATTAGTCTTACGGTAAATGACTTACGTAAAAATGCATTCAAGTTAACGATTGTTCCTCACACGAGCGAAGAAACCACGATTGATCAATTTCAGGTCGGTCGCAAAGTTAACTTAGAAGTGGATGTATTAGCTCGTTATATGGAGCGATTACTTCAGGGGCAGCAAGAAGAGAAGCAAGAGTCGCGTATTACTATGGATTTCTTGCAGCAGAACGGATTCGCCTAA
- the ribBA gene encoding bifunctional 3,4-dihydroxy-2-butanone-4-phosphate synthase/GTP cyclohydrolase II has product MPISTPQEIIDDIRAGKMVVLMDDEDRENEGDLIMAAEHITPEAINFMATHGRGLICLTMTKERCSSLGLPPMVQDNNAQYTTNFTVSIEAAEGVTTGISAADRARTVQAAVAPNAKAADLVQPGHIFPLAAQDGGVLTRAGHTEAGCDLARLAGLEPASVIVEILNDDGTMARRPDLEIFCEKHGIKLGTIADLIEYRNNTETTIERVAECKLPTEFGEFNLVTYKDTIDNQVHYAMCKGDLKANTPLVRVHLQDVFTDLLRSDRNAERSWTLDKAMKRIGEEGGVLVVLGHEDSSELLIHRVKMFEAQDKGEAPTLAKKQGTSRRVGVGSQILADLGVNDMRLLSSSNKKYHALGGFGLNVVEYVCE; this is encoded by the coding sequence ATGCCAATCAGTACACCACAAGAAATTATTGATGACATTCGCGCAGGTAAAATGGTCGTCTTGATGGATGACGAAGACCGCGAGAATGAGGGTGATTTGATCATGGCTGCCGAGCATATCACGCCGGAAGCGATCAATTTTATGGCTACCCATGGACGTGGCTTGATTTGTCTTACAATGACTAAGGAGCGTTGCTCAAGTCTTGGTTTGCCGCCAATGGTGCAAGACAATAACGCGCAATACACGACAAACTTTACGGTTTCTATTGAAGCAGCAGAAGGGGTAACAACGGGTATCTCGGCTGCGGATCGAGCACGCACTGTTCAAGCGGCTGTAGCGCCAAATGCAAAAGCAGCGGATTTAGTTCAACCAGGCCATATCTTCCCACTAGCGGCTCAAGATGGTGGTGTGTTAACGCGCGCTGGCCACACTGAGGCAGGCTGTGATTTAGCTCGTCTTGCTGGTTTGGAACCTGCGTCGGTTATTGTTGAGATTCTAAATGATGACGGCACGATGGCTCGCCGACCAGATCTTGAGATCTTCTGTGAAAAACACGGCATCAAGCTGGGTACGATCGCTGATTTAATCGAATACCGCAACAATACCGAGACAACCATTGAGCGTGTTGCTGAATGTAAGCTGCCGACCGAATTTGGTGAGTTTAATCTGGTGACTTACAAAGACACGATTGATAACCAAGTCCATTACGCGATGTGTAAAGGCGATTTGAAAGCAAACACACCATTAGTTCGCGTACATCTTCAAGATGTGTTTACCGACTTACTTCGCAGTGACCGCAATGCTGAACGCAGCTGGACACTGGATAAAGCGATGAAGCGCATCGGCGAAGAAGGCGGTGTTTTAGTTGTGCTTGGTCATGAAGACTCCAGTGAGCTTCTTATCCATCGCGTGAAGATGTTTGAAGCGCAAGATAAAGGTGAAGCTCCGACGCTTGCGAAGAAACAAGGCACTTCTCGTCGTGTAGGGGTAGGTTCTCAAATTCTTGCTGACCTTGGCGTGAATGACATGCGTCTGTTATCGTCAAGCAATAAAAAATACCACGCGTTAGGCGGTTTTGGCCTAAATGTCGTTGAATACGTCTGTGAGTAA
- the ribE gene encoding 6,7-dimethyl-8-ribityllumazine synthase, whose translation MKVIEGGFPAPNAKIAIVISRFNSFINESLLSGAIDTLKRHGQVSDDNITVVRCPGAVELPLVAQRVAKTGKFDAIVSLGSVIRGGTPHFDYVCSEMNKGLAQVSMEYSIPVAFGVLTVDTIDQAIERAGTKAGNKGAEAALSALEMINVLSEIDS comes from the coding sequence ATGAAAGTGATCGAGGGTGGCTTCCCAGCGCCAAATGCAAAAATTGCTATCGTTATTTCTCGTTTCAACAGTTTTATTAACGAAAGCCTACTTTCTGGTGCGATCGATACACTAAAGCGTCACGGGCAAGTAAGCGATGACAACATTACCGTTGTTCGTTGTCCAGGTGCCGTAGAACTACCTCTAGTAGCTCAACGTGTTGCTAAAACCGGTAAATTCGACGCTATCGTATCTTTAGGGTCAGTTATTCGCGGTGGAACGCCTCACTTTGACTATGTTTGTAGTGAAATGAACAAAGGTCTGGCACAAGTGTCTATGGAATACAGCATTCCAGTCGCATTTGGTGTTTTGACTGTTGATACTATCGATCAAGCGATTGAACGCGCAGGAACCAAGGCTGGTAATAAAGGTGCAGAGGCTGCACTAAGCGCACTTGAAATGATTAATGTACTATCTGAAATTGATTCCTAA
- the nusB gene encoding transcription antitermination factor NusB, whose translation MGASVKPAARRNARQFALQAIYSWQITKENVAKIEEQFLSGDKYDEEELHASEPALAAPETDVEYFRELLGGVVLSHAELDSKIRPYISRPMQDLDMMELALLRLAMYEMTRREDVPYKVVINEAIELAKVFAAEDSHKFVNGVLDKAAPHVRKK comes from the coding sequence ATGGGGGCCAGTGTGAAACCAGCCGCACGTCGTAATGCACGTCAATTCGCTCTACAAGCGATCTACTCATGGCAAATTACTAAAGAGAATGTTGCCAAGATTGAAGAACAGTTTTTGTCTGGTGACAAATACGATGAAGAAGAACTTCACGCATCAGAGCCAGCTCTAGCAGCGCCAGAAACTGACGTAGAGTACTTTCGTGAACTACTAGGCGGTGTTGTACTTAGCCACGCTGAGCTAGATAGTAAAATTCGTCCATACATTTCGCGTCCAATGCAGGATCTGGATATGATGGAACTTGCTCTTCTTCGCCTTGCTATGTACGAGATGACTCGTCGCGAAGATGTGCCTTACAAAGTCGTGATCAACGAAGCGATTGAACTTGCAAAAGTGTTCGCTGCCGAAGACAGTCACAAATTTGTGAATGGTGTGCTGGATAAAGCAGCACCTCACGTACGTAAGAAATAA
- the thiL gene encoding thiamine-phosphate kinase, whose product MSGEFSLIDKYFVGRQNQRKDVHLAAGDDCALVKAPDNVHIAISTDTLVAGTHFLPDANPAWVAHKALASNISDLAAMGATPAWVSFALTMPEPDEEWLAPFCDAFFELADYFGIQLIGGDTTKGPLSLTLTVQGFVPQGKALTRSGAKVGDWVYVTGCLGDAKAGLDVILDNSLRTRVGAESLEKAHYLSTPRVLAGQALVGLASSAIDISDGLISDIKHILKRSQVGVSIDVSQLPISSDLAQFLDDKVSAQQYALSSGEEYELCFTVSEQNHGSLQSTLSHIGCKVTCIGQIRPNGTFELHDNNQPLDWDLSGFDHFK is encoded by the coding sequence ATGTCTGGTGAATTTAGCTTAATAGACAAGTACTTTGTTGGTCGTCAAAACCAACGAAAAGATGTTCACCTTGCTGCAGGGGATGATTGTGCACTGGTCAAAGCACCAGATAATGTGCATATTGCGATCAGCACCGATACCTTAGTTGCGGGGACACACTTTCTTCCTGACGCGAACCCTGCTTGGGTCGCGCACAAAGCACTCGCTTCAAACATCAGCGACTTAGCCGCGATGGGCGCGACGCCTGCGTGGGTGAGTTTTGCGTTAACGATGCCGGAGCCTGACGAAGAGTGGCTTGCGCCTTTCTGTGATGCCTTCTTTGAACTTGCTGATTATTTTGGTATTCAACTTATCGGCGGGGATACCACCAAAGGGCCTTTGAGTTTAACATTGACTGTGCAGGGATTTGTCCCGCAAGGAAAAGCGTTAACTCGTTCTGGGGCGAAAGTAGGCGACTGGGTTTATGTAACAGGCTGTCTTGGCGATGCGAAAGCTGGACTGGATGTTATCTTAGACAACTCTCTTCGTACACGCGTAGGTGCGGAGAGTTTGGAAAAAGCGCATTACTTGAGTACGCCACGTGTTTTAGCGGGACAAGCACTAGTTGGTCTTGCATCTTCTGCTATCGATATCTCCGATGGCTTGATATCCGATATCAAGCACATACTGAAGCGGTCACAGGTCGGTGTCAGTATCGATGTCTCTCAATTGCCTATATCTTCGGATCTGGCGCAGTTTTTAGATGATAAGGTCAGCGCACAGCAGTATGCTTTATCGAGTGGTGAAGAATACGAGTTGTGTTTTACCGTCTCAGAGCAAAACCATGGCTCGTTACAAAGTACTCTGTCCCATATTGGCTGTAAGGTGACATGCATTGGTCAGATTCGACCGAATGGTACTTTTGAGCTTCACGACAACAATCAACCTCTTGACTGGGACTTAAGCGGTTTCGACCACTTTAAGTAA
- the pgpA gene encoding phosphatidylglycerophosphatase A, whose product MTNPLSLISLKNPWHLLATGFGSGLSPVVPGTMGTLAAVPFFLLLAQLPFSAYVVVVLISCVIGVKICQVTSDDMKVHDHGSIVWDEFAGFWITMSIMPALNIPVTEWKWLLTGFILFRFFDMVKPWPIGWLDKRVHGGLGIMIDDIVAGIMAGIVLFLVAHYAGWMS is encoded by the coding sequence ATGACCAACCCTCTTTCTCTTATTTCGTTAAAGAATCCGTGGCATTTATTGGCAACAGGGTTTGGTAGCGGTTTGTCGCCTGTTGTTCCGGGAACGATGGGGACATTAGCTGCGGTACCTTTCTTTTTGTTGTTAGCTCAACTGCCGTTTTCTGCTTATGTCGTCGTGGTACTCATATCATGCGTAATTGGCGTGAAAATCTGTCAGGTGACGTCTGATGACATGAAAGTTCACGATCATGGTTCGATCGTCTGGGATGAATTCGCTGGCTTTTGGATTACGATGAGTATTATGCCGGCACTGAATATCCCGGTAACCGAATGGAAGTGGCTACTCACTGGTTTCATCTTGTTCCGTTTCTTCGACATGGTTAAGCCTTGGCCTATCGGCTGGCTTGATAAGCGAGTGCATGGTGGATTAGGCATCATGATCGATGACATTGTCGCGGGCATTATGGCGGGCATTGTACTGTTTTTAGTCGCCCACTACGCAGGTTGGATGAGTTAG
- the dxs gene encoding 1-deoxy-D-xylulose-5-phosphate synthase: MTLDISKYPTLALANTPEELRLLPKETLPALCDELRTYLLNSVSQSSGHLASGLGTVELTVALHYVYNTPVDQLIWDVGHQAYPHKILTGRRDKMPTIRQKGGLHPFPWRSESEYDTLSVGHSSTSISAGLGMAISAQKEGKGRKVVSVIGDGAITAGMAFEAMNHAGDVHPDMLVILNDNEMSISENVGALNNHLAKLLSGSLYTSIREGGKKVLSGVPPIKELVRRTEEHLKGMVVPGTLFEEFGFNYIGPIDGHDVNELVQTLKNMRELKGPQFLHIMTKKGKGYEPAEKDPIGYHAVPKFAPSNNSLPKSSGGKPTFSKIFGDFLCDMAAQDPKLMAITPAMREGSGMVRFSKEFPEQYFDVAIAEQHAVTLATGMAIAGNNPIVAIYSTFLQRGYDQLIHDIAIMDLPVMFAIDRAGLVGADGQTHQGAFDLSFMRCIPNMVIMAPSDENECRQMLYTGHKHTGPSAVRYPRGNGMGTDIESEFTALEIGKGRIVRQGEKVAILSFGTFLGNALEAAENLNATVADMRFVKPLDEELIRQLASEHDVLVTLEENAIAGGAGAGVLEFMMKEKIIKPVLNLGLPDKFVHQGTQDELHEELGLDAKGIEQSINDYLAK; the protein is encoded by the coding sequence ATGACTCTTGATATTTCAAAATACCCAACACTGGCGTTAGCAAATACACCGGAAGAGTTGCGTCTTCTTCCTAAAGAAACATTACCTGCTCTGTGTGATGAGCTTCGAACGTATCTGCTAAATTCAGTGAGCCAATCAAGCGGACACTTAGCGTCTGGCTTAGGCACAGTAGAGCTCACAGTTGCCCTGCATTATGTATATAACACACCAGTAGACCAGTTAATCTGGGATGTTGGTCATCAGGCTTACCCACATAAAATCCTGACCGGACGTCGTGACAAAATGCCGACCATCCGTCAGAAAGGCGGGCTTCACCCATTCCCTTGGCGCTCAGAGAGCGAATACGACACGCTGTCGGTTGGTCACTCTTCCACTTCAATCAGTGCTGGACTTGGCATGGCCATCAGTGCACAGAAAGAAGGTAAAGGGCGTAAGGTCGTGAGTGTTATTGGTGACGGCGCCATTACCGCGGGTATGGCATTCGAAGCAATGAACCACGCTGGCGATGTTCATCCAGATATGCTGGTGATTCTGAACGATAACGAAATGTCGATTTCAGAAAACGTTGGTGCGCTAAACAACCACTTAGCGAAATTACTGTCTGGTAGCCTGTATACGTCGATTCGCGAAGGCGGTAAAAAAGTGCTTTCTGGCGTTCCGCCAATCAAAGAGCTGGTTCGCCGTACTGAAGAACACCTCAAAGGCATGGTTGTCCCTGGCACGCTATTCGAAGAGTTCGGATTTAACTACATCGGCCCAATTGATGGGCATGATGTCAATGAACTGGTTCAGACTCTGAAGAACATGCGTGAGCTGAAAGGCCCTCAATTCCTGCACATCATGACCAAAAAAGGCAAAGGTTATGAGCCAGCAGAGAAAGACCCTATCGGTTACCATGCTGTACCAAAGTTCGCACCATCAAATAACAGCTTGCCAAAGAGCAGCGGTGGTAAACCAACGTTCTCAAAGATCTTTGGTGACTTCCTATGCGATATGGCCGCGCAAGATCCTAAGCTGATGGCGATTACGCCAGCAATGCGTGAAGGTTCTGGCATGGTGCGTTTCTCTAAAGAGTTCCCAGAACAGTATTTCGATGTTGCTATCGCTGAGCAGCATGCAGTGACGCTCGCTACTGGTATGGCGATTGCTGGCAATAACCCAATCGTTGCCATTTACTCGACCTTCTTACAACGCGGTTATGATCAGCTCATCCACGACATCGCAATTATGGATTTGCCTGTCATGTTCGCTATCGACCGAGCAGGTTTGGTTGGTGCTGATGGTCAGACTCACCAAGGTGCGTTTGACTTGAGCTTCATGCGCTGCATTCCAAACATGGTGATCATGGCACCGAGTGACGAGAATGAATGTCGTCAAATGCTATACACTGGTCACAAGCACACGGGTCCGAGCGCAGTTCGTTACCCTCGTGGAAACGGTATGGGAACCGACATCGAAAGTGAATTTACCGCACTTGAGATCGGTAAAGGCCGAATAGTGCGTCAAGGTGAGAAAGTCGCGATCCTGAGCTTTGGTACCTTCTTGGGGAATGCGTTAGAAGCGGCTGAAAACCTTAATGCAACGGTTGCTGACATGCGCTTTGTTAAGCCGTTAGATGAAGAACTGATTCGTCAGCTAGCGAGCGAACACGATGTACTCGTGACACTGGAAGAGAATGCGATTGCTGGCGGTGCCGGTGCAGGTGTTCTTGAATTCATGATGAAAGAAAAAATCATCAAGCCAGTACTCAACCTTGGCTTACCTGATAAGTTTGTTCATCAAGGCACTCAGGATGAGCTGCATGAAGAGCTTGGTCTGGATGCGAAAGGGATTGAACAATCCATCAACGATTATCTGGCGAAGTAA
- the ispA gene encoding (2E,6E)-farnesyl diphosphate synthase, with translation MQQTLTSFQQRNNQQLNLWLEQLPYQELPLIDAMKYGLLLGGKRVRPFLVYITGQMFGCKPEDLDTPAAAIECIHAYSLIHDDLPAMDDDELRRGQPTCHIKFDEATAILTGDALQTLAFTILADGPLNPEAESQRINMIKALAHSSGSNGMCVGQALDLSAENRQISLEEMEEIHRKKTGALIDCAVKLGALAAGDKGIAVLPHLERYSKAIGLAFQVQDDILDIISDTETLGKPQGSDQELNKSTYPSLLGLEGAIEKAHSLLQEALQALEAIPYNTQLLEEFARYVIERKN, from the coding sequence ATGCAACAGACATTGACTTCTTTCCAACAAAGAAACAATCAGCAATTAAACTTGTGGCTAGAACAGCTTCCTTATCAAGAACTTCCATTGATTGATGCAATGAAATATGGCCTTTTGCTAGGCGGGAAACGCGTTCGCCCTTTTCTTGTTTACATCACAGGCCAAATGTTCGGTTGTAAACCTGAAGATCTGGACACACCAGCCGCAGCGATTGAATGCATTCACGCTTACTCACTTATTCATGATGACCTGCCAGCGATGGATGACGATGAGTTACGCCGTGGTCAACCGACTTGCCATATTAAGTTCGATGAAGCGACCGCAATACTGACTGGTGACGCTCTACAAACGCTCGCCTTTACTATTTTGGCAGATGGTCCTTTAAATCCAGAAGCAGAAAGCCAGCGTATCAATATGATAAAAGCTCTGGCTCATTCGTCTGGCTCTAACGGCATGTGTGTCGGACAAGCACTGGATTTAAGTGCAGAGAATCGTCAAATTTCTCTCGAAGAAATGGAAGAAATCCATCGTAAAAAGACCGGAGCCCTAATTGACTGTGCGGTTAAATTAGGCGCTTTGGCCGCTGGTGATAAGGGTATCGCAGTTTTACCTCATTTAGAGCGCTATTCGAAAGCAATTGGTTTGGCGTTTCAGGTTCAAGACGATATTCTTGATATCATTAGTGACACAGAAACATTGGGTAAGCCTCAGGGTTCTGATCAAGAACTCAATAAGAGCACTTACCCTTCCCTGCTGGGTTTAGAGGGAGCGATAGAGAAAGCTCACTCTCTGTTACAGGAAGCACTTCAAGCATTGGAAGCTATCCCATACAATACTCAGTTACTTGAAGAGTTCGCCCGATATGTCATCGAGCGCAAAAATTAA
- the xseB gene encoding exodeoxyribonuclease VII small subunit, translating to MAVKKPENMTFEATIEELDSLVDQLENGDLALDDALRKFERGIALARAGQTKLSDAEQRVSILLSEDDEAPLSDFNPDSE from the coding sequence ATGGCGGTTAAGAAACCAGAAAACATGACCTTCGAAGCAACCATTGAAGAGCTTGATAGCTTGGTTGATCAATTAGAAAATGGCGATCTTGCTCTAGATGATGCCTTACGTAAATTTGAACGAGGTATTGCCTTAGCTCGTGCTGGCCAAACAAAGCTAAGCGACGCTGAACAACGCGTAAGTATTCTTCTCAGCGAAGATGATGAAGCACCACTGAGTGACTTCAATCCAGATTCAGAATAA